TGCCGATGGCTTTGTCAAAGCTCTTGATGGCGTCTTCGTCGCGGCCTAGCTTCACCAACACATAGCCTCGGTTGTCCCAGGCTTTGGCCGAGTCGGGGTTAAAGCGAGTGGCTTTGTCGAGGGAGCTGAGGGCGTCGTCGTAGCGCTCTAGCTCGATTAGCGAGAGGCCTCGGTTGAGCCATGCGATCGCATCATTCGCCTGAATCTCCACTGCCCGATCAAAGGACTTAAAGGCTTCCTCATGCTGCTGCAAAATGCCGTAAGACACGCCTCGGTTAACCCAAGCTTCGTGGTATTCCGGGTTTAGCTCCAGGGCTTTGTCAAAGGCCACAATGGCCTCTTCTCGCTGCTTCAGGCGGCTCAGCACCATACCCTGATTCAGCCAGACTCTAGCATCGTCGGGCTGCAGGTCGCTCAGTCGATTGAAGACCTCTAAGGCTTCTTCAGGGCGGCGCAGCTCTCGCAGCAGCAGCCCCTTCTGGTAGAGGGCAGAGATATTGGCGGTATCGAGTTCTAGAGCACTGTTGAGCGAGGCCAGCGCGTCCTCTAGCTTGTCCTGCTCCTCTAGGGCCTTAGCCCGGTTTAGCCAGACCTCGACGTTGATGGGCTGAATATCGAGGGCTCGGTCGTATTCGCTGACAGCCTCATCGTAGCGGCCCTCTTGCAGGAACTGATTGCCTGATTGAATATGCTCGTCGGCAGTAAGGAAAAGCTGAGGCCGGTTGGTCTGCAGGCGCTCTAGCTTATCGGTGAGATCGTCAAACCGCTGCTGGGCCTCGCTGACAAAAGAATCAGCCAAATACTGGGGCGTGACTTCGCCCAGCCGCCGCATAATCTCCTCTTTTTGGGCCTGGGCTTCGGCCTGGATGGCCTCTAGCCGCAGCTGGTACGCCCGCTGTAGCTGAGACAGATCGCCTAGGGTGGCTTCGCGTCCGGCTTCGATGTCGGCCTGTAGCTGTTCAATGCGGCCTGTGGCTTCTTGCAAGAGGCGTTCTAGCTGCTGCTGCACAGCTTCTTGGCGGGTGTTTTTGTCCGACTCTAGAGACTGCAGGTCAGCGCTGAGACGCATATCAAAGGACTCGATTTTGTCGAGAACGCGATCGCGTTTGCCAAATACCGCATCGCGCACCTGAGCCAGCTGCACTGTGAAGTCACGCTCCAGGCTTTGCAGGTTAGCCAAGATCTGGTCTCGTTGCTCGCCGGTAGTATCTCGCAGAGCATTGATCTGCTGGGTGAAGGCATTAGCAGCTTCCTCCAGATCTCGAAACAGGCCCGATTTCTGACCGTCTACCTCGCCTCGGATGTTGTCTAGCTGACGCTGCACGTCTAGCGTGATCCGCTGCAGGTCGTCGTAGGTATTGTCGCGGCGGGCATCGACTTCTACTCGCAGGGTGGCAAAGCGGCCCATTGCCTCTTCCGCCGCCTGCTGTAGCTCCTGCAACAGGCCATTCTTGCGCTGCTCAATATCGCCTCTAAGCCCTGTGAACTGGAGCATGAAGCTGTCGGTCGAACCCTGTAGGGTCTGCAGCACCTTCGACTTCTGGCCCTCTACATCTTCCTTCAGGCGAGAAAACTGGCGATTGAAGTCGCTGATGGAGCGCTCAATATTTTGTAGGGCCAAGTCTTTGTGGCCGTAGGCGCTAGCCTGCAGCTCGGCAACTTGAGCGGTAAAGTCTTGCTGCTGGGTGCGAACGGCTTCTAGGCTTTGAACCTTTTGGGTCTCTAGCTGCTCGGCGATTTGGTGTTTCTGCCGTTCAATCTCGCCAGTGGCTTCGGCCTTGAGCTGTTCGAGATGGGGGTTGAGTTGATTTTTCAGGGCATGGAGCGCTTCGAGTACCCGATTGCGCTCATCTTCTACGCTGATCGAGAGGGTACCCACCTGGTCGGCAAAGAGCGATTCGGTGTGCTGCAGCTTCTGAATCACTGCTTCCTGCTGGATCTCGGCATCGCTGCGGAGCCGATTGAGATCGCGAGCAAAGGTTGCCTGACCGTCTTCCATAGTTCGCAAGACGCTGTCTCGCTGGCCCTGGGTTTCTTTGCGCAGGCTGGTCACCTGGTCGTCTGCCGTCTGCCGCAGACCCGAAATGTAGCCGACAAAATCAGCTTCAGCCGACTGCAGCTTTACCTGCAGCTCGCTCAGGGTAGACTGCCAGTCATTTAGGGTGCGGGCTTTAAATTCGGCCAGGTCGTCTACTAGACGGTTCAAGACCTGCTTTTTGGTGGCAGCATCTTCCTGGAACCGGTCGGTGCGGGTTTCCAGAGTCTGGGCCATTTCCTGGGCATCGCGGAGAATGTCGTCTAGCTCGCGGGTAGCAACCCGAATTTTAGTCTCTAGGTCGGTCATCTCTTCGAGCTGAGTGCGCACCACTGCCGAGACTTCTTGGATGACTGAGCGCCGCATCAGCCAAAGCATGATCATGCCGATAGCAATCAGCAGCACCAGGGTGCCCAGCAGCACCACAAACAGGGTCGTGGCACGGCTAAAGGCCACGTCGGCATCTCGCCGAATCTGCGCTAGCTCGGCCCGCTCTTGGGACGTAATCGCCTGGGCCAGCAGCGGCGATGGCTCCTCCAGCGGTAATGCCTCGGCCCTAGCTGCACTGCCGCTCAACAGCATCAGCGTCAGAATCAGCATCGGGCGAGGAATTAACGAAAACAGAGGAGAACGCGGCTGACTCATTAGGCGGTTCCTTAGCTGAGTAGTCGGATTGCCAGAGACTGACCATACCCCTTAAGAGTAGTCTGCTCAAGAATCCGGGGGTTTCACCCCACAGAAGTACCTTCCCCAAGGCGGTTCTAGGGAATACGCCTAGGATACCTGATACTTCAGACGGTTAGGTTAGACCTGCCGGAAAATGGGCGGCCTAGAGACTGTGGCGGTGCCCGTCGGGACAGATGGTGGTGCGATCGCACACCCCCTCCTCCAGCGCTACCCCCACTGCTCGAAACAGGTTGCAGCCCCGCAGATCGGCCTGCTGCAAAAGGGCTCCCTCTAAGTTCGCCTTAACCAGCGATGCCCCTCGCAGGTCGGCTCCCCGCAGATCAGCTCCTCGCAGATCGGCCCCATCTAGGTTACTTCCTCGCAAGCTGGCCTGCTGGAGCATACAGCCACACATCGTTGCCCGCATCAAGGCAGCCGCGCTCAGGTCGGCCTGCGACAGATCTGAATCATAGAGCTGAGCATCACCGAGTTGCGATCGCAGCAGCACAGCTTCCCTCAGATTAGCCTGACTCAAATTGGTATAAGGCAGGTAGGCGTCCTGCAAGAGCGCCCGTTCTAGGTCAATCCCTCGTAGATTTTCTTGAAATAGGTCAATGCCAGACAAATCCAATTCTCTGAACTGGCGGCGACCCGACCGGAATGCGGTTAGCAATTCTTCTCGACTCAATCGCTGCATAAACACCTGTCAACCCACTCGGTAGCTCTTCAAGCCACCCTTCTCATAAACTGCACTGTATTGGCGATCCTGTAGTTTCTTTAGATCCAGCTAAGTATTCTTGCTCAGCTTGATTTCAGATGACTACTGTATAAGCTTTACGTTCCGTAACAATGGGTGATTAATCTTATTTTTAGGTTTCGCCTCAAGAGCCCTTTGACATACCAATGTCAAGATTTAGGGAGGACAATAGGTAAGGAAGAAAACCTTTCCTGTTTGCTCTGCTACCCCGTCTTAACCTGTTGAGGAGTATGCCCGAAGCCCTGGTATCTATTGCTGAGCATTACCACAAACGCACTAAGTACGACCCTGCCACCATTGCGGCTAAAAGCCAGGGCATTGATTTTTCTCACCAGCCCTATCCCTTCAAGGCTTACCGCTTGGGCAGCGAGATTGACCTCAAGCCGTACTTAGACGATGCACCTGCAACTGGCGAATTGCCGGCCGATATCGCCTGGTGGAGCCGTCTGTCTCACCTCCTCATCAATAGCTACGGCCTCACCGCCAAAATGCCGACTGCTGCAGGCGACACGTTTTACCTGCGGGCGGCCCCCTCCGCAGGCGGTCTTTACCCGGCTGAGCTTTACATCGTGTCTAGGGGCACTTCTCTGCTACCCGCCGGACTGTACAACTATCAGGCCCGTACCCACAGCCTTTGGCGCTACTGGGATGCTCACCTGTGGCAGGAACTGCAGGCAGCCTGCTTCTGGCACCCAGCCCTAGAGTCAACCCAGCTGGCTCTGGTGGCGAGTGCCGTGTTTTTTCGGTCGGCCTGGCGTTACCAAGATCGGGCCTACCGACGGATCTTTCTCGATAGCGGCCATATTTTAGGCAACTTAGAGTTAGCTGGAGCGGCGGCAGATTACCGCCCCCATCTAATCGGCGGATTCGTCGATCAGGCACTCAACGAGTTGCTCTATCTCAACCCCGATGAAGAGGGCGTAATTGCTGTGCTGGCCCTGGCAGATTTGCTGGAAGTAGAGCAAAATCTACCCCACTGCTCATCGGCTTTGGCGGCACCTACTGAGACCAAGTTTCCGACCCTGGCCGATGGCGAGCTGCTGAGCTATTTCCACCAGTGCACCCAGATTCCCCCCGCCACTCAGAATCTGGCCTGGGAAACCCGTTCAGCCGTCGACCCAGAGCCAACCCTGCCAGAAGACAAGTACAACATTCCTTTCTGCCTGAAAGTTTCAACCACAACCGCTCCGGTACACTGGGGCGAGGATCTGCAGGATCTCGAAACGACAATTCTCAAACGGCGCTCAACCCGTCGTTACAGTGGGGCCGAGCTTACCCTAGCCGAGCTTAGAGCGCTGCTAGATTTTACCTACCAGCCTCAGCACTACATCAGTCAGGGCTTTGATGGCGACCCCGACTACTTCGATCTGAGCCTGCTGCAAACCTTTATTGCCGTTTCTGGCGTAGAGGGCTTAGACGAGGGCTGCTACTATTACGCGCCCAAAAGCCAGGAGCTGCGCCAAATTCGCTTTAAAAACTTCCGGCGCGAACTGCATTTTCTCTGTCTGGGCCAGGATCTGGGCCGCGATGCGGCAGCAGTGCTTTTTCACACGGCAGACCTCAAGACAGCAATTGGGAAATACGGTGACCGGGTGTATCGCTACCTGCACATGGACGCGGGCCACTTGGGACAACGGCTGAACCTGGCCGCCGTTCGCCTAGGGCTAGGGGTGAGCGGCATTGGTGGCTTTTTTGATGATCAGGTAAACGAAGTACTGGGCATTCCTGTAGATGAGGCAGTTATCTACATCACAACCCTAGGCCGACCAGCCCGTAGTCAAGACTAGCCATCTTTAAATTAGATTTACTCACTGCCTGAGGAGCGGTTGAGCGATCGCAACAAAGCAGGCGGCCCCAGATCTTCCAGGGTGTAGCCCTGAGGGTAGCTGCGCTGGGGCATATCAACATAGAAATAGGGCCGTTTGCGCGGCGGCAGATACCGCAAAATTCGTCCGCGCCAGCGCAGCAACGTTTCTAGCAGCTGCCGCAGTCGGGGATTGGCAGCAGGAAAGCCAAAGGCTGCCAGCATCACATCATCTAATAGGGCATAAACTACCGGCTTTAGCGCGGGTCGTAAGAAAGCCGGGAACCAGCTGAGAAATAAAGTTAGGGTAGACTCACCCACACGTCGAGTCGCCTCAGAATAACGAAAGTGCTGAGTCTCATAGTCTTGGTTAAACCGCTCAAACTGGTCGTAGGTAGCCGGAATGTCCTGAATGCCCATCTGCTGCCCAACGTGTAGCCACGACTGAAACAAGCTCTGCTTTTCCCCCTCACTCAGTTGCCGCCAGCCAAATCGCTCAATCCAGCGAATAGGCTCATAGATAAAGGTAGAGAGCACATAGAGATAGTCTTCGTTCCTAATGGGAAAGTGGGCATGAATGCGGTTCATGCGCCCAATAGCAGCCTGTCCCTGTTCACTGTCATAGCCCCATTTCAAAATGCTGGAAATGATTAACCCAGTATCGTCGTAGCGCTTTTGGGGATGGTGGTGAAACTCGCCAGTGGCATCAAGCAGTTTGCCCACACTGGGCACACAAAAAGTTCGAAATAGCGCTATTTCTAATGCTTTTGTGACATCCCAAGGAAACTCATACCCAGCGATCTGACGGCAGATCTCGCTACAGTCTTGCACCGGATCAAGCGGTAACAACGGGGAAAGACGGCGACGCAACATAAACAGGCGACCAGAGAAGTGCTGTGATTCTACCCCCTGAGAAGCGGCTTTTCACGCTTCACATCAAAATCCATCGATTAGCTTCCTACTAAGGTAAGGTCTCTCGAGTAATGACCTCGACATCCACCACGGTCTCTGCCGGCAGCCGCTTCCCGGCCATCGCCTGTACAGCGTAGTGAACGCCTAGGTATCCTTGCTCTGCAGCCTGTTGATCAATGGTCACCGCCATTCGTCCCGTCCGAATAGCGGCCTTTGCCTCTTCTAGAGCATCAAACCCGGCCACCAGCACCTGAGAACGCTGGGTTTCAGACAGATACTGCAATACGCCTAGAGCCATCATGTCATTAGCGCAAAAGATAGCTTCAATGTCAGGATGCTCTCGCCAGATTTGGCGGGCGGCTTCATAGGCCTCGTCGATTTTCCAGTTAGCAGAGGTTTCGGCCACAACTGTGAGGTTGGGATTTTCCTGAAAAGCCCGCTGTGCTCCCTGCTTGCGATCGATGGCATTTTGCGCAGTTTGAATGCCTTCTAAAATGGCGACCTGGGTAGGAGCTTTAATTTGGTCGCTGATATATTTTGCCGAGAGGTAAGCTCCCTGGCTATTATCAACGCTGATAAAAGGGACATCGCTGAGGCCCAGTTCAGCAGATCGGCTAGGGTCAAGCCGGTTATCGATGTTAATAATGGTGATTCCTACGTCCTGCGCTTCTTCTAGCACCGGAATCAGCTCTGTAGAGTCTCCTGGCGCAATCACGATCGCATCTACCTGATTTCGAATCAGCTGCTCAATAATGTTAATTTGCTGCTCAATTGAAGTTTCTTGAGCCGCCGTTTTCACCATCAGGGCAATCCCCAGTTCCTGCTCAGCCCGCCGTGCCCCTTTTTCCATCTCGATAAAGAAGGGGTTGGTCAGCGTTTTCATGACCAGAGCAACCGTGACCACCTCAGTCGGGTTTCGCTCGGCTTCTATGGGGCTGGAGGAGGTTTCTTCAAGCAGGGGCAGCGATGGGTTGTCTCTTTGACAACCGCCAGCGCCTAAATTAATCAAAAGCAGGGCTCCCAACAGCAGCTTTTGCCCACTAAGGCGAAAACTGGCTGAGCCTTCTCGAAACTTGTCAAGGTCGGAAGCAATCTTGAGCATCTTTGATGGCGTTAGGTTCTGGTTTCAACTTCGCGATAGCAGTATTGAACCTGCAGATGCTCGGCAATCTTTTCTAACAGTAGATTGCGGCGCAGGGGCTTGCTTAAGAAGTCATCAAAGCCTGCTGCAATTGCCTGCTGCCGATCTTCCTCAAAGGCATGGGCCGTTACCGCAATAATCACGGTCGAAGGGCAATTGGCCGGAGCTGGGACAGCGCTGCTTGTAGGGATAGCCAGACGGATTTCTTGGGTTAGGGTGCGCTCCTTCTGACGAATCACCTGAGTCGCTTCGGAGCCATCCATCACCGGCATTTGTAGGTCCATCAAGATCAGGTGGGGCGACCACTGCTGCCAGAGGGCGATCGCCTCCAGACCGTTCTCTGCTTCCTGCACCTCAAAACCCAGATCGCCCAAAATTTTGACCAAAATTCTACGGTTGAGTCTGGCATCATCTACTACCAGCACCCGCTGAGCTTGCTGTTGGTTGAGCAGGGCAACGGCCTGTGGGGAAGCAGCCGTCGTCATCACTGCCTGAGCTTCTTGAACTGGCAAATCTAGCGTGAAGCAGGTACCGACGCCAACAGTACTGCTGACCGTAATTTCGCCCTGCATGATCTTAGCCAGACGGGCACTGATGGAGAGGCCCAACCCTGTTCCTTGCTGAGAGCGTCGTCCAGATGCCGTCTGCACAAAGGGCTCAAATAGGGTTGCTAGCTCTGCCGCCGCGATCCCAAAGCCAGTGTCTTCTACCTCAAAGTGCAGTTGCCAGAGCGGCAGATCCGAGGCAGCAAAGGCGGGTACTGCCGGTTTAGGCGCTAGCGGCAAAGCCCTAATACGGAAGGTGACCCGGCCAGTCTCAGTAAACTTGATGGCGTTGCTCAAAAGATTGGTCAAGATTTGGCGTAGCTTACCCTCGTCGGTTTTGATGTAGCGGGGTAGTGGAGGCTGGTTGGAAATTGAGAATGGTAGACGAGGGTCGAAGGTCGACTCATAGGTGCGATCGCACACCATTTCCAACCCCTTGTTCTGTGCGGTTGGCTTTATCAAATCCATCAGCGACTTCAGTAAGCCATCAAAATCTACCACCTGTTCCTGGAGAGTGACTTTGCCCGCCTCAATTTTGGAAATGTCTAGCACATCATTAATCAAATCAATCAAATGCTCCCCGTTCTGGTTGATGATTGCTAGGCTTTCCCGCTGACTGGAAGTAGTGTGGGGATCGCTTCCGAGCACCTGCATAAACCCCAAAATGGCATTTAGCGGCGTCCGCAGTTCATGGCTAATATTAGCTAAAAACCGGGTCTTAGCCTGGTTAGCCGTCTCTGCAACCTCCTTGGCTTGAGCTAGCGCCACCTCAGCCTGCTGACGAGCCGCTAAAGTCTCCAAAAAAGCATTGAACCAAAGGATCAGCTCAGCAATTTCATCTTTGCCCTGTACTGGTAAGGGCCGATTCCAGCCAGAGCCGCCCTGCTGAAACTGCTCAAAGCGCCGGGTGAGCTGACGAATTGGCTGCACCACTCGAACCGAGACCACCCAGGCAGCAGCGAGCAGCACACTAAAAGACAACCCTAAAGCCAGCAGCGTTGTTCGCCGAATCGCTGCTACTGGAGCCATCAGGGTCTTTACCGGCAGCATGTTGATCACGACCCAGCCACTCATCGGTGAACGGGCATAGGTCATCAGCATGTCTTGCCCATCGACAGCCTGTATGAAAGTTCCCTGATCCTGGTGCATCAGAGCCGCTAATGCCGAGTGGATAGGCTGGCCCAAAAGCTGCCTATCAGGATGGTAGATAATGCGGTTTTGGGCATCTATCACCAGCAGGTAGGCCCCTTGTCTCAGCTGGATCTGCTGGAAGTGCTGATACAGGTAGTCCACGCTGTAATTGACCAAAATCATGGCCGTAGGCTCGGAGCGCTGAGCTTGGGGAGAAGCGGTGTAAATCACCTTCGCGGCGGTCACCACTTTAGCGGCACTGGAGCTAGCGTTAACGTTATCCTCGATGCCAACCCAGGCAACCTGCCGATCCTGTGCTAACGCCTGGAGAAAGAGGCGGTGCTTGAGCTGATTGCGCACATTGGAAAGGTTGAGAGTATCGCCTACGTGATAGCGATTTCCCTTGGCCGTAAAAATGTCGATGGAAACCAGGCCCTCAAGGCTGGTATAGCCGCTAAGAATGTAGCCGATCCGGGCCTGAGTTGCGAGATTAGCGTAGGCATCTTCCCAAGCAGAGCCTTCTCCCAAAGCATCGAGAATGGCATCTACCCCAGAGATATTGGTAATCAAGCTCTCAATTTGCTTGAGCTGCAGCTCAAGGTACTCCCGCTGCTGACCCACTAATTCTGCCGTGTACTCTATTGCCTCTGTCTGCACGGTCCTGCTGGAAACTCGGTAAGAGGAAATGCCAACCGCTAGGAGCGGCAGAATACTGGTCAGCAGGATAAATCCGATGAATTTTTGAGTGAGGTGAAATGAAGACCGCATTGGCAACAGCTAGGGTCAACAGTGTGAAATCTAGCCTTGGGTCAGAGAGAGCAGCCCTAGACACCAAAAGAACTAGCAGGGGCCTTACAGAGCATAGCCATACCGTCAGAATGCCCACTGTCTGTAGAAAACAGTTACAAAAAGGCGCAGCAGATTTAAAGCCAGGTCGGCTCCCTTTGCTCCCCCCTTGTCGCTGTAATCTGGTTTAAGCAGCTGTAACGATTTCTAAACTCGACATGGTTACGATCAACGATAACTACCGCAAACTCAAAGCAGGCTACCTGTTTCCCGAAATTGGTCGCCGAGTCAACGCCTTTGCCGAGGCCCATCCTGAAGCCAACATTATCCGTCTAGGCATTGGTGATGTCACCGAGCCCCTACCTGAAGCCTGCCGGGCTGCCATGATCCAGGCGGTGGAAGAAATGGGTAGCCGCGACACCTTCAAAGGCTATGGGCCGGAGCAGGGCTATCTGTGGCTGCGCGAAAAGATTGCCGCCCACGATTTCCAGGCACGTGGTTGCGACATCGATGCCTCTGAGATTTTTATCTCCGACGGCTCCAAGTGCGACTGCGGCAACATCCTCGACATTTTTGGCAGCAACAACACCATTGCCGTTACCGATCCGGTCTATCCAGTCTACGTCGATACCAATGTCATGGCAGGCCACACCGGCCCGGTCAAGGACAATGGCGAATATGAGGGGTTGATCTACCTACCGATAAGCGCTGAGAATGCCTTCACGGCCCCAATTCCGACCCAAAAAGTAGATCTGATCTACCTCTGCTTTCCCAACAACCCCACGGGAGCCGTCGCCAGCCGTGACCACCTCAAAGCCTGGGTAGACTACGCCCTGGCCCACGGCTCGATCATCCTGTTTGATGCGGCTTACGAAGCCTTTATCACCGACCCCAATATTCCCCACTCGATCTACGAGATCGAAGGGGCGCGCAACTGCGCCATTGAGTTTCGCTCTTTCTCGAAAAATGCGGGCTTTACCGGCACTCGCTGCGCGCTGACTGTGGTGCCCAAGTCGCTTAAGGGTAAGGCTGCAGACGGCTCTGAGGTAGAGCTACACCCGCTGTGGAACCGTCGTCAGTCCACCAAGTTTAACGGCGTTTCCTACATCGTGCAGAAAGGAGCCGAGGCGGTTTACTCCGAGGAAGGCAAGGCCCAGACTCGCGCCCTGATTGACTTCTATATGGAAAACGCCCGCATTATCCGCGAGCAGCTAACGGCAGCAGGCATCCAGGTCTATGGCGGCGTCAATGCTCCCTATGTCTGGGTGAAGACACCCAATGGCCTCTCTAGCTGGGACTTTTTTGACAAGCTGCTGCAGGTTTGTAATGTGGTCGGTACACCGGGTTCTGGCTTTGGTGCAGCAGGTGAAGGTTATTTCCGGATCTCTGCCTTTAACAGTCGGGCCAATGTAGAAGCAGCGATGCAGCGCATTACCGAGAAATTTACGGCGTAGGAAATGGGGAGCGATAGTCCTTGTGAGCCGATCTTCGACTATTGCGCCCCCTGATCGAGATGTTCCTTTTCTATGTCTCAATTTCCGACGGGTAGAGGCGTGATTAGTCGCGTCTCTATGAATGCGGTGTTAAATTCAAGATTATCCATCTACCGAAGGAAATTGTGTCAGCCATACGTATAATCCGGGCATCACTGGTGGCGTTGGGGCTGCTGGCCAGCGCAGTTCTCCTGTGGGACGCGCTGCCTTTTTATGCAACTGCCAGCCCTGCTGTGCAGTCATCCCCCGCTAGCCAAAGCCTCGCTACTGCCACCTTTGCGGGCGGCTGCTTCTGGTGCATGGAGCCTCCCTTTGACCACCTCGAAGGCGTCGTGGCAACCACGTCGGGCTATACCGGGGGCACTCAAGAAAATCCGACCTACTATGAAGTTTCGGCAGGCACAACGGGCCATGTAGAGGCCGTGCAGGTTACCTACGACCCCGCTCAGGTAAGCTACGCCCAGCTGCTAGAGGTCTTTTGGCAGAACGTCGATCCGCTCGATGATACGGGGCAGTTTTGCGATAAGGGCAGCCAGTATCACTCAGCCATTTTTGCCGCTACGGCAGCAGAACAACAGCTAGCGGAGCAGTCTAAACAATCGCTGCAGGCAACCAAGCAGTTTAAGCGCCCTGTTGTGACTGAAGTCCGGCCAACTCAGATCTTCTACCCAGCAGAAGAGTATCACCAGGACTACTACCTCAAGCACCCGGTACGCTACAAGTTC
The window above is part of the Pseudanabaena sp. FACHB-2040 genome. Proteins encoded here:
- a CDS encoding tetratricopeptide repeat protein translates to MSQPRSPLFSLIPRPMLILTLMLLSGSAARAEALPLEEPSPLLAQAITSQERAELAQIRRDADVAFSRATTLFVVLLGTLVLLIAIGMIMLWLMRRSVIQEVSAVVRTQLEEMTDLETKIRVATRELDDILRDAQEMAQTLETRTDRFQEDAATKKQVLNRLVDDLAEFKARTLNDWQSTLSELQVKLQSAEADFVGYISGLRQTADDQVTSLRKETQGQRDSVLRTMEDGQATFARDLNRLRSDAEIQQEAVIQKLQHTESLFADQVGTLSISVEDERNRVLEALHALKNQLNPHLEQLKAEATGEIERQKHQIAEQLETQKVQSLEAVRTQQQDFTAQVAELQASAYGHKDLALQNIERSISDFNRQFSRLKEDVEGQKSKVLQTLQGSTDSFMLQFTGLRGDIEQRKNGLLQELQQAAEEAMGRFATLRVEVDARRDNTYDDLQRITLDVQRQLDNIRGEVDGQKSGLFRDLEEAANAFTQQINALRDTTGEQRDQILANLQSLERDFTVQLAQVRDAVFGKRDRVLDKIESFDMRLSADLQSLESDKNTRQEAVQQQLERLLQEATGRIEQLQADIEAGREATLGDLSQLQRAYQLRLEAIQAEAQAQKEEIMRRLGEVTPQYLADSFVSEAQQRFDDLTDKLERLQTNRPQLFLTADEHIQSGNQFLQEGRYDEAVSEYDRALDIQPINVEVWLNRAKALEEQDKLEDALASLNSALELDTANISALYQKGLLLRELRRPEEALEVFNRLSDLQPDDARVWLNQGMVLSRLKQREEAIVAFDKALELNPEYHEAWVNRGVSYGILQQHEEAFKSFDRAVEIQANDAIAWLNRGLSLIELERYDDALSSLDKATRFNPDSAKAWDNRGYVLVKLGRDEDAIKSFDKAIGIDPDYAKAHYNKALCYALQKEFDVALESLQQATRLDPDYKEEARTDPAFDELWEDSWFRELVEK
- a CDS encoding pentapeptide repeat-containing protein; the protein is MQRLSREELLTAFRSGRRQFRELDLSGIDLFQENLRGIDLERALLQDAYLPYTNLSQANLREAVLLRSQLGDAQLYDSDLSQADLSAAALMRATMCGCMLQQASLRGSNLDGADLRGADLRGADLRGASLVKANLEGALLQQADLRGCNLFRAVGVALEEGVCDRTTICPDGHRHSL
- a CDS encoding SagB/ThcOx family dehydrogenase is translated as MPEALVSIAEHYHKRTKYDPATIAAKSQGIDFSHQPYPFKAYRLGSEIDLKPYLDDAPATGELPADIAWWSRLSHLLINSYGLTAKMPTAAGDTFYLRAAPSAGGLYPAELYIVSRGTSLLPAGLYNYQARTHSLWRYWDAHLWQELQAACFWHPALESTQLALVASAVFFRSAWRYQDRAYRRIFLDSGHILGNLELAGAAADYRPHLIGGFVDQALNELLYLNPDEEGVIAVLALADLLEVEQNLPHCSSALAAPTETKFPTLADGELLSYFHQCTQIPPATQNLAWETRSAVDPEPTLPEDKYNIPFCLKVSTTTAPVHWGEDLQDLETTILKRRSTRRYSGAELTLAELRALLDFTYQPQHYISQGFDGDPDYFDLSLLQTFIAVSGVEGLDEGCYYYAPKSQELRQIRFKNFRRELHFLCLGQDLGRDAAAVLFHTADLKTAIGKYGDRVYRYLHMDAGHLGQRLNLAAVRLGLGVSGIGGFFDDQVNEVLGIPVDEAVIYITTLGRPARSQD
- a CDS encoding oxygenase MpaB family protein; translated protein: MLRRRLSPLLPLDPVQDCSEICRQIAGYEFPWDVTKALEIALFRTFCVPSVGKLLDATGEFHHHPQKRYDDTGLIISSILKWGYDSEQGQAAIGRMNRIHAHFPIRNEDYLYVLSTFIYEPIRWIERFGWRQLSEGEKQSLFQSWLHVGQQMGIQDIPATYDQFERFNQDYETQHFRYSEATRRVGESTLTLFLSWFPAFLRPALKPVVYALLDDVMLAAFGFPAANPRLRQLLETLLRWRGRILRYLPPRKRPYFYVDMPQRSYPQGYTLEDLGPPALLRSLNRSSGSE
- a CDS encoding sugar ABC transporter substrate-binding protein; its protein translation is MLKIASDLDKFREGSASFRLSGQKLLLGALLLINLGAGGCQRDNPSLPLLEETSSSPIEAERNPTEVVTVALVMKTLTNPFFIEMEKGARRAEQELGIALMVKTAAQETSIEQQINIIEQLIRNQVDAIVIAPGDSTELIPVLEEAQDVGITIINIDNRLDPSRSAELGLSDVPFISVDNSQGAYLSAKYISDQIKAPTQVAILEGIQTAQNAIDRKQGAQRAFQENPNLTVVAETSANWKIDEAYEAARQIWREHPDIEAIFCANDMMALGVLQYLSETQRSQVLVAGFDALEEAKAAIRTGRMAVTIDQQAAEQGYLGVHYAVQAMAGKRLPAETVVDVEVITRETLP
- a CDS encoding hybrid sensor histidine kinase/response regulator — its product is MRSSFHLTQKFIGFILLTSILPLLAVGISSYRVSSRTVQTEAIEYTAELVGQQREYLELQLKQIESLITNISGVDAILDALGEGSAWEDAYANLATQARIGYILSGYTSLEGLVSIDIFTAKGNRYHVGDTLNLSNVRNQLKHRLFLQALAQDRQVAWVGIEDNVNASSSAAKVVTAAKVIYTASPQAQRSEPTAMILVNYSVDYLYQHFQQIQLRQGAYLLVIDAQNRIIYHPDRQLLGQPIHSALAALMHQDQGTFIQAVDGQDMLMTYARSPMSGWVVINMLPVKTLMAPVAAIRRTTLLALGLSFSVLLAAAWVVSVRVVQPIRQLTRRFEQFQQGGSGWNRPLPVQGKDEIAELILWFNAFLETLAARQQAEVALAQAKEVAETANQAKTRFLANISHELRTPLNAILGFMQVLGSDPHTTSSQRESLAIINQNGEHLIDLINDVLDISKIEAGKVTLQEQVVDFDGLLKSLMDLIKPTAQNKGLEMVCDRTYESTFDPRLPFSISNQPPLPRYIKTDEGKLRQILTNLLSNAIKFTETGRVTFRIRALPLAPKPAVPAFAASDLPLWQLHFEVEDTGFGIAAAELATLFEPFVQTASGRRSQQGTGLGLSISARLAKIMQGEITVSSTVGVGTCFTLDLPVQEAQAVMTTAASPQAVALLNQQQAQRVLVVDDARLNRRILVKILGDLGFEVQEAENGLEAIALWQQWSPHLILMDLQMPVMDGSEATQVIRQKERTLTQEIRLAIPTSSAVPAPANCPSTVIIAVTAHAFEEDRQQAIAAGFDDFLSKPLRRNLLLEKIAEHLQVQYCYREVETRT
- a CDS encoding LL-diaminopimelate aminotransferase, which gives rise to MVTINDNYRKLKAGYLFPEIGRRVNAFAEAHPEANIIRLGIGDVTEPLPEACRAAMIQAVEEMGSRDTFKGYGPEQGYLWLREKIAAHDFQARGCDIDASEIFISDGSKCDCGNILDIFGSNNTIAVTDPVYPVYVDTNVMAGHTGPVKDNGEYEGLIYLPISAENAFTAPIPTQKVDLIYLCFPNNPTGAVASRDHLKAWVDYALAHGSIILFDAAYEAFITDPNIPHSIYEIEGARNCAIEFRSFSKNAGFTGTRCALTVVPKSLKGKAADGSEVELHPLWNRRQSTKFNGVSYIVQKGAEAVYSEEGKAQTRALIDFYMENARIIREQLTAAGIQVYGGVNAPYVWVKTPNGLSSWDFFDKLLQVCNVVGTPGSGFGAAGEGYFRISAFNSRANVEAAMQRITEKFTA